GCGGCTCGGCAAGGCCGAGGCGCTCGACCGCGCGATTGAGATGCTCGACAAGGTCGGCATCCCGTCGCCCGAACAGCGTGTGCACGAATACCCGCATCAGCTCTCGGGCGGGCAGAAGCAGCGAGTCATGATCGCCATGGCGCTCGCGTGCAACCCGAAGCTGCTCATCGCGGACGAGCCGACCACCGCGCTCGACGTGACCATCCAAGCGCAGATCCTCGACCTGCTGCGTGCGCTGCAGGCCGAGTTCCACATGGCCATCCTGCTCATTACGCATGACCTGGGCGTGATCGCCGAGGTGGCCGAGCAGGTCGCCGTCATGTACGCAGGCAAGATCGCCGAGCTCGCCGGCGTGCACGAGCTGTTCGCGGACCCGAAGCACCCGTATACGCAGGGGCTGTTCGGATCGCTGCCCAAGCTCGGCAAGCACACCGAGCGGCTCAACGTCATCCCCGGCGTGGTGCCCAACCCGATCGACTTCCCGAGCGGGTGCAAGTTCCACCCGCGCTGTCCACACGCCTTCGACCGCTGCGCCGTCGAGGAACCCGGGCTGCGTGTTGTGGGTGACGAGGCCATGGGCGGTGGCGACCACGTCGCCGCGTGTCACCTGTATCCTGAAGGTGAGCGATGACTGGTTCGAGCCCATACCGCCACGCCTCGTCAGGGGCGCCCGTGGCTACTCCCAGTCGCCCCCGCGGGGCTCTCGTCTGTGCGGCGGCGTCTCCGATCAACCGCGCCATGGCAGCCCGACCCACCTCGATAGGCTTGTTGGAGCCGGGGGGTGTGTTGTGAGCGGCGTGGTGGTCCGGCGGAGCGAGCGGGGGCCGGTGTGGGGCAACGGCCCGGCATCCTCAAACGGCGCTTTGCTGGAGGTGCGACGGCTAAAGAAGTATTTCCCTGTCAAGAAGGGGCTGTTCTCGCGTGTGATCGGTCAGGTGCGCGCCGTCGACGACGTGTCGTTTGCTGTGGGGCGCAAGGAGACGCTCGGGCTGGTGGGCGAGTCGGGCTGCGGCAAGACGACAGTGGGCCGCACGATTCTGCGGTTGCTCGAGCCGACGTCGGGCGAGGTGTTCTTCGAGGGTCGGCAGATGTCTGAGCTGCCGCGCGGGGAGATGCGCCGGATGCGGCGCCACATGCAGATCATCTTCCAGGATCCGTACGGTTCGCTCAACCCGCGCATGACGGTGGCGAGCATTGTCGGCGAAGCGCTCGGCGTGCACGGCATCGCGCGCGGCGCGGCGCGCCGCGAGCTGGTCAAAGAGCTGCTCGACAAAGTTGGCCTCAACCCGAATCATCTGGGCCGCTATCCGCACGAGTTCAGCGGCGGGCAGCGCCAGCGCATCGGCATCGCGCGAGCGCTCGCGCTGCAGCCCAAGTTCATCGTGTGCGACGAGCCGGTGAGCGCCCTCGACGTGTCGATCCAGGCGCAGATCATCAACCTGCTCGAGGCGCTCCAGGATGAGTTCGAGTTGTCGTACCTGTTCATCGCGCACGATCTCGCCGTGGTCGAGCACATCAGCGACCGCGTCGCGGTGATGTACCTGGGCGAGATCGTCGAGCTGGCCTCGCGCGTTGACCTGTACCGCGAGCCGCTGCACCCCTACACCGAGGCGCTGCTCTCGGCAATCCCGGTGCCGGATCCGAAGACGAAGCGGACGCGTATCATTCTGCCGGGCGACGTGCCGTCGCCCGTCAATCCGCCTCGGGGCTGCCGGTTCCACCCGCGTTGCCCGAAGCGCTTCGAGCCGTGCGACGGCGTGCCGCCGCCGCTGATTGACGTGGGCGGCGGCCGACGGGTCGCCTGCTACTTGCACGCGAATGCCGACGGGGGAGTCCGGTCATGAAGATCACCATTGACCCGGCGCTCAGGACGCCCGTGTACCAGCAGATCGTCGACGAGGTGAAGCGCCTCGTCGGCTCGGGCGGCGTCGAGCCGGGCGCGCGGGTCGCCTCAGTGCGCGAGTTGAGCCAGGTGCTCGGCGTCAACCCTGCGACAGTGGCGAAGGCCTACCGTGAGCTGGTGCACGAGGGTTTGCTGCGCACGACGTCCAAGAGCGGCACATTTGTCGAGCACGCCCGGCCGCGGCTCTCGCCCGAGGCATCGCGCCGCAAGCTCATCCGCGCGCTCGACCGGCTGTTCGCCGAGCTGGCGCCGTGCGACCTCGACGAGACGGAGCTCCAGTCCGAGTTCGAGCGGCGGATCGACGAGTTTGCCGCGAAGCGGGCCGCCGTGCCGCCTGCCGCGGACGAGGTGGCCCGGGCCCGCCGCGCCACGTCGACCGAGGACTGGGCCGTCTGGTGAACGTGCGCCCGATGTTGCCCCGGGCGCAGCGTCGCCTGCTCCGCTGGGCGCGGCACCGCATGGAGGCGTGGGGCTCGCGCCTCGATGAGGAGGCGCGTACCGAGCTGCGTGCGGCCTTCGAGGGGCTCGAGGCCGCCGCGACGGGCACGCGGCGCGAGCGCCGGGCCGCCGCCAGCCGTGTGGCCGACTGCGTTCACCATCGGTTGCCCCGGCGGCCGCTCGAGGCGCTGCGCGAGTGGCTCCTCATCATCATTGTGGCGCTCGTCGGCGCGTTCGGTGTCAAGTACAGCGTCGTCGAGCCGTACGTCGTACCGACGCGTTCGATGGTGCCGACACTACCGGCGCACGACCGGATCCTCGTGAGCAAGTGTGCCTATGACGTCTGGCTGCCGTTCACGCGAGTACGGGTGGCGCGGGTGCGCGAGCCCGAGCGGTGGGACGTGATCGTGTTCACGACGCGCGGCATCGACGGCACGGGCGCGTTGCCGCGCCACTTCGTCAAACGCGTCGTCGGGTTGCCGGGCGAGGTGCTTCAGATCCGCGACGGCGAGATCATCGTCAACGGCGAGCGTGCGCCCAAGCCGGCGTTTCTCGCCGAGGCGTGTTACTACGAGAACGCCGTCCCGTCGGACGATACAACACCCCGCTACGGCTTGCGCGGCCAGCCGTTCACGGTGCCCGAGGGCTGCTACTTCATGCTCGGCGACAACTCGGCCGACAGCCTCGACGGGCGGGTCTGGGGCTTCGTGCCGCGGGGCAACGTGCGCGGCCGGGTCTTGCTGCGGTGGAAGCCGTCGTGGCCCTTCTACGAGGGGCCTGTACGGTAGGAAGCGCGCGTGCGCTGAAGGCGCCGCTTGCGGCGCTCCCGGCGCCGCGCTACACTGCACGGCACTCCGTGATGGCATACGCTGCTCTCGCCCGCTTTCGGTGGGCTTCGGCGGGGCCCGGAGGCTCCGTCCTGGATCAGGCCGCCAACGATTGCCGTTGGTGTTCGTAAGGACAACGGTTGGACGATGACCAGACGCGAACGCACAGCGCTTATCACCGGCGCCAACGGCTTCGTCGGCTGCCACCTGGCGCGGCTTCTCGCGGACAAGAAGCTCGCGCTGCATGGTACCGTGTTTGGCGACGAGAACGCGGAGGCTGTCAAGGCGATGTTGCCCGCCGGGCGGCGCCACGAGTGCGACCTGCGTGTGCGCAAGCAGGTGCGCGATCTCGTCGGGCGGGTGCAGCCCGATGTGGTGTTCCACCTCGCGGCGCTGAGTCACGTACCGACGTCATGGCGCAATCCGGACCTGACGTTCCGCGTCAACGTGCTCGGCACGATTGCGCTCCTCGATGCGCTCACCGAGCTGGCGCCGGGTGCGACGGTGGTGCTCATCTCGTCGGGCGACATCTATGAGATCGCCTCCGGGCCGACGGCCGAGGACACGCCGTTCCGGCCGCGCAATCCGTACGCGCTGAGCAAGCTGGCGGCCGACCTGCTCGGCGAGTACCGCGCGGTGAGCGCCGGACTCAAGGTGGTGCGGTTGCGGCCGTTCAACCACGTCGGGCCGGGTCAAAGCCCGATGTTCGTCCTCCCGTCGTTCGCGCGCCAGATCGCTCGGATCGAAGCCGGCGTGCAGCCGCCCGTGCTCCACGTGGGCAATCTCGACGTCGAGCGCGACTTCACCGACGTGCGCGACATGGTGCGCGCCTACTGGCTCGCCGCGCGAACGTGCACGCCGGGCGAGTGCTACAATGTGGCCTCCGAACGCGCGTTGAGCATTCGTGCAATGCTCGAGGCGTTACTGGCCATGAGCCGCGTGTCGATCGAGGTTGAGGTCGATCCAGCCCTCTACCGCCCAACCGAGAACGTGCGCCAGCGCGCCGATGCGTCGAAGTTTCGCGCCGCCACGGGTTGGACAGCGCGCATCCCGATTGAACGCACGTTGCGCGATATCCTAGAATCCTGGCGACGGGAGGTGCGGGCATGAACGGACCTCCGCGCACGTTCATTCTGGTGGTCATCGCGTTCGAGCGGTTCCGTGACGAGGAGTACCTCGTGCCACGCGAGGTGTTCGAGGCGGCCGGCTGTGCCGTCACGACGTGCTCGACGCGCCTCGGCACGGCGACCGGCAAGCTGGGCGCCAAGGTCGAGGTCGATGTCGTGCTCGGGGAAGTCAGCGCGGCCGGCTACGATGCGGTTGTATTCGTCGGCGGGCCGGGCTCGAAGACGCTCTGGGACGACGCGGCCGCGCAGGGGCTCGCGCGCGAGTTGTCCGATGCGGGTAGACTTGTCTGTGCGATCTGCAGCGCGCCGATCATTCTGGCGCGGGCCGGGCTGCTCGATGGGCGATCGGCCACGTGCTTCGAGGGCGACCG
The sequence above is a segment of the Verrucomicrobiota bacterium genome. Coding sequences within it:
- a CDS encoding ABC transporter ATP-binding protein gives rise to the protein MGAETAPTSSDAAPRGTSGEPLVEIRDLCTSFHTDDGVARAVDGIALSIPKGGTLGLVGESGCGKSVTALSIMRLIPTPPGRIERGEVRFEGRDLLTLPEAQMRRIRGNDISMIFQEPMTSLNPVFTCGDQIVEVLRLHQRLGKAEALDRAIEMLDKVGIPSPEQRVHEYPHQLSGGQKQRVMIAMALACNPKLLIADEPTTALDVTIQAQILDLLRALQAEFHMAILLITHDLGVIAEVAEQVAVMYAGKIAELAGVHELFADPKHPYTQGLFGSLPKLGKHTERLNVIPGVVPNPIDFPSGCKFHPRCPHAFDRCAVEEPGLRVVGDEAMGGGDHVAACHLYPEGER
- a CDS encoding ABC transporter ATP-binding protein → MLEVRRLKKYFPVKKGLFSRVIGQVRAVDDVSFAVGRKETLGLVGESGCGKTTVGRTILRLLEPTSGEVFFEGRQMSELPRGEMRRMRRHMQIIFQDPYGSLNPRMTVASIVGEALGVHGIARGAARRELVKELLDKVGLNPNHLGRYPHEFSGGQRQRIGIARALALQPKFIVCDEPVSALDVSIQAQIINLLEALQDEFELSYLFIAHDLAVVEHISDRVAVMYLGEIVELASRVDLYREPLHPYTEALLSAIPVPDPKTKRTRIILPGDVPSPVNPPRGCRFHPRCPKRFEPCDGVPPPLIDVGGGRRVACYLHANADGGVRS
- a CDS encoding GntR family transcriptional regulator, with translation MKITIDPALRTPVYQQIVDEVKRLVGSGGVEPGARVASVRELSQVLGVNPATVAKAYRELVHEGLLRTTSKSGTFVEHARPRLSPEASRRKLIRALDRLFAELAPCDLDETELQSEFERRIDEFAAKRAAVPPAADEVARARRATSTEDWAVW
- the lepB gene encoding signal peptidase I, with translation MLPRAQRRLLRWARHRMEAWGSRLDEEARTELRAAFEGLEAAATGTRRERRAAASRVADCVHHRLPRRPLEALREWLLIIIVALVGAFGVKYSVVEPYVVPTRSMVPTLPAHDRILVSKCAYDVWLPFTRVRVARVREPERWDVIVFTTRGIDGTGALPRHFVKRVVGLPGEVLQIRDGEIIVNGERAPKPAFLAEACYYENAVPSDDTTPRYGLRGQPFTVPEGCYFMLGDNSADSLDGRVWGFVPRGNVRGRVLLRWKPSWPFYEGPVR
- a CDS encoding GDP-mannose 4,6-dehydratase, with translation MTRRERTALITGANGFVGCHLARLLADKKLALHGTVFGDENAEAVKAMLPAGRRHECDLRVRKQVRDLVGRVQPDVVFHLAALSHVPTSWRNPDLTFRVNVLGTIALLDALTELAPGATVVLISSGDIYEIASGPTAEDTPFRPRNPYALSKLAADLLGEYRAVSAGLKVVRLRPFNHVGPGQSPMFVLPSFARQIARIEAGVQPPVLHVGNLDVERDFTDVRDMVRAYWLAARTCTPGECYNVASERALSIRAMLEALLAMSRVSIEVEVDPALYRPTENVRQRADASKFRAATGWTARIPIERTLRDILESWRREVRA
- a CDS encoding DJ-1/PfpI family protein, whose amino-acid sequence is MNGPPRTFILVVIAFERFRDEEYLVPREVFEAAGCAVTTCSTRLGTATGKLGAKVEVDVVLGEVSAAGYDAVVFVGGPGSKTLWDDAAAQGLARELSDAGRLVCAICSAPIILARAGLLDGRSATCFEGDRAELERRGAIYTGGEVTLDGRFITGSGPAAADAFAHAIVERLGAGTGE